One window of the Nicotiana tabacum cultivar K326 chromosome 4, ASM71507v2, whole genome shotgun sequence genome contains the following:
- the LOC107808072 gene encoding protein Dr1 homolog yields MDPMDIVGKTKEDASLPKATMTKIIKEMLPPDVRVARDAQDLLIECCVEFINLISSESNEVCNREDKRTIAPEHVLKALEVLGFGEYIEEVFAAYEQHKLETVDTVRAGKCSNVAEMTEEEALAAQQRMFAEARARMNGVVTAPPKQQDSEADQRLDS; encoded by the exons ATGGATCCGATGGATATCGTTGGTAAAACGAAGGAGGATGCTTCACTTCCCAAag CAACTATGACAAAGATTATTAAAGAGATGTTGCCTCCTGATGTCCGTGTTGCTCGAGATGCTCAGGATCTTTTGATTGAATGTTGTGTAG AGTTCATCAATCTTATCTCATCAGAATCAAATGAAGTTTGTAATAGAGAAGATAAACGAACAATTGCACCAGAGCATGTACTCAAGGCTTTAGAG GTTCTTGGTTTTGGGGAGTATATTGAAGAAGTTTTTGCCGCATATGAACAACACAAGCTGGAGACTGTG GATACTGTGAGAGCTGGGAAGTGTAGCAATGTAGCTGAAATGACTGAAGAAGAAGCGTTGGCTGCGCAACAGAGGATGTTTGCTGAAGCACGTGCTAGGATGAATGGAGTTGTTACAGCTCCGCCCAAACAGCAAGACTCAGAAGCAGATCAAAGATTGGATAGCTAA
- the LOC107808071 gene encoding protein MIZU-KUSSEI 1-like, which translates to MKTIMAKSFQDLSSKRQFHWTAKVSNEEEEEEVALKDPSPKPSSDINRNEEGKTENIKSSTLNAIHENKTEDNQLKQESASASATRRKLQTIAVARLKSVLTSFGRNRTNFQQGLGTRVVGTLFGHKRGHVHFAFQKDSTSQPAFLVELATPISGLVREMASGLVRIALECDKEEEKKATRLTDEPIWRTYCNGKKCGFANRRECGPKEMQILKAVEPISMGAGVLPGNGGEESADSGEIMYMRAKFERVIGSRDSEAFYMMNPDSNGAPELSIYLLRV; encoded by the coding sequence aTGAAGACAATCATGGCAAAGAGTTTCCAAGACTTGTCTTCTAAGAGGCAGTTTCACTGGACAGCTAAAGTCagcaatgaagaagaagaagaagaagtagcaCTAAAAGATCCATCTCCAAAACCCTCCTCAGACATCAACAGAAATGAAGAAGGGAAAACAGAGAATATAAAGTCTTCTACTTTGAACGCTATACATGAAAACAAGACAGAGGACAACCAGTTAAAACAAGaatcagcttcagcttcagcaacaAGGAGGAAGCTGCAAACTATAGCAGTGGCCAGGCTAAAATCTGTTCTAACTTCATTCGGACGAAATAGAACAAACTTCCAACAAGGCCTTGGAACCAGAGTTGTAGGTACCCTTTTTGGTCACAAGCGTGGACATGTACATTTTGCATTTCAAAAAGATTCCACTTCACAACCAGCTTTCTTAGTTGAGTTAGCCACTCCTATAAGTGGATTAGTCCGAGAAATGGCGTCAGGGTTAGTTCGAATTGCATTGGAATGTGACAAAGAGGAAGAGAAGAAAGCGACTAGACTTACAGATGAGCCTATATGGAGAACTTACTGCAATGGAAAAAAATGTGGTTTTGCAAACAGAAGGGAATGTGGGCCAAAGGAAATGCAAATTCTAAAAGCAGTGGAGCCAATATCAATGGGTGCTGGTGTTTTGCCAGGGAATGGTGGAGAAGAGAGTGCTGATTCAGGGGAGATTATGTATATGAGGGCTAAGTTTGAGAGAGTTATTGGGTCTAGAGATTCTGAGGCATTTTACATGATGAATCCTGATAGTAATGGAGCTCCTGAACTTAGCATCTACTTGCTTAGAGTTTAA
- the LOC107808073 gene encoding kinesin-like protein KIN-8A isoform X1: MPVSTRSQITDSQVKNDQRIRPRTDQEDSQMSRNMRNPHHGLKEKMKALTLLYEQQKQAAAATKNQYFKPEEPRFSTHPSVDLLSSGRKVEKEQKQSNPIISHVMRENTMHNNSTVTRTYVAPRPPSVAEDAKENVAVAAGGDRIVGFSYPKRANASSTVARKLSMGSSAMPPHTEPKATRRNTRENVQELNTIFEKVSSKGSSGDDSGGSRILVFVRLRPISRKEREAGAGCCVKIVDGRDVYLTEFATDLNDYLRLKRLRGRHFTFDASFADTATQHDVYSTTTAELVEAVLQGRNGSVFCYGATGAGKTYTMLGTIENPGVMVLAIKDLFSKIRQRSFDGNHVVHLSYLEVYNETVRDLLSPGRPLVLREDKQGIVAAGLTQYRAYSTDEVMALLQQGNRNRTTEPTRVNETSSRSHAILQVALEYRVKDSSNNIVNRVGKLSLIDLAGSERALATDQRTLRSLEGANINKSLLALSSCINALVEGKKHIPYRNSKLTQLLKDSLGGACNTVMIANISPSSHSFSETQNTLHWADRAKEIRTKAYDAHEEIQVPDSGTDQAKLLLELQKENRELRMRLARQQQKLITIQKENLAENCSPSPSTVSSILSPAPSSAQLNERRKARPSFFGGNCFTPESKRRGPDESVRDLKKAVKGLEAEIERLKKDHALEIKQKDDTICELSRKSAKPAGGAQVGVKRIITRASLRPKEARDADLKSPSHRFQSPAPTAKKRSFWDITTANSPSVVTLNGRKTRSHVNTETTAAPSMLLQLAYPCFWFVFMFGPHVFNCTTQPGFARQNIKH, encoded by the exons ATGCCAGTTTCCACAAGATCTCAGATTACTGACTCTCAGGTAAAAAATGATCAAAGAATTAGGCCAAGAACAGATCAAGAAGATTCCCAAATGTCTAGAAATATGAGAAATCCACACCATGGTTTGAAAGAGAAGATGAAAGCACTTACCCTTTTATATGAACAGCAAAAACAAGCCGCTGCTGCTACCAAGAATCAATATTTCAAGCCTGAAGAGCCAAGATTTTCGACTCATCCTAGTGTAGACCTACTCAGCTCCGGTAGAAAAGTTGAGAAAGAGCAAAAACAATCAAACCCCATTATTAGTCATGTGATGAGGGAAAACACTATGCATAATAATTCAACTGTGACCAGAACTTACGTGGCGCCACGGCCGCCTTCAGTGGCGGAGGATGCGAAGGAGAATGTCGCGGTGGCGGCTGGAGGTGATAGAATAGTAGGGTTTTCTTACCCCAAAAGGGCGAATGCGTCCAGTACTGTTGCAAGAAAGCTTTCAATGGGAAGTTCAGCAATGCCACCGCATACAGAGCCTAAAGCAACTAGAAGGAACACTAGAGAGAATGTACAAGAGTTGAATACAATTTTTGAGAAAGTTAGCAGCAAGGGAAGTAGTGGTGATGATAGTGGTGGTAGTAGAATTCTTGTATTTGTAAGGCTAAGGCCAATTTCAAGAAAGGAGAGAGAAGCTGGAGCAGGTTGTTGTGTGAAAATTGTGGATGGAAGAGATGTTTATCTCACTGAGTTTGCTACTGATCTGAATGATTACCTTAGGCTAAAGAGGCTCAGGGGTCGCCATTTCACTTTTGATGCCTCCTTTGCTGATACCGCTACTCAGCATGATGTTTATTCCACGAC AACAGCAGAGCTTGTGGAAGCAGTTTTGCAGGGAAGGAATGGTTCTGTGTTTTGCTATGGTGCCACAGGTGCAGGAAAGACATACACAATGCTCGGTACCATTGAGAACCCAGGGGTAATGGTATTAGCAATAAAGGATCTCTTTAGCAAGATAAGGCAAAGGAGCTTTGATGGGAATCATGTGGTTCACCTTTCCTATCTAGAGGTCTACAATGAAACTGTAAGAGATTTGCTGTCTCCGGGAAGGCCTCTGGTCTTAAGAGAAGATAAACAG GGGATAGTGGCAGCAGGGCTAACTCAGTATAGAGCATACTCCACAGATGAA GTAATGGCATTGCTCCAACAAGGAAACCGAAACAGAACCACAGAGCCCACCCGGGTCAATGAGACGTCGTCACGCTCTCATGCTATTCTTCAG GTTGCGCTTGAATACCGTGTCAAAGATAGTTCAAATAACATTGTAAACCGAGTTGGAAAGCTGTCACTTATTGACCTTGCTGGATCAGAAAGAGCTCTAGCTACTGATCAGAGAACCTTGAGGTCACTTGAAGGTGCTAATATAAATAAGTCACTTCTCGCACTGAGCAGCTGCATCAATGCCCTTGTTGAGGGAAAAAAACACATTCCTTATCGAAATTCTAAGCTCACTCAACTGCTCAAGGACTCACTGGGTGGTGCTTGCAACACTGTGATGATTGCCAATATTAGCCCAAGTAGTCATTCATTTAGTGAGACCCAAAATACACTGCACTGGGCTGACCGAGCGAAAGAGATCCGAACAAAG GCTTATGATGCGCATGAGGAAATACAAGTGCCTGATTCTGGAACAGATCAGGCCAAGTTATTGCTTGAGCTGCAAAAAGAGAATCGCGAATTGAGAATGCGTTTGGCTCGTCAGCAGCAAAAACTGATTACAATCCAGAAGGAAAATTTGGCTGAAAACTGTTCCCCTAGCCCATCTACAGTTTCCTCTATCTTATCACCAGCACCGTCTTCTGCTCAGCTAAATGAAAGACGAAAAGCAAGACCCTCTTTCTTTGGTGGAAATTGTTTTACCCCAGAATCCAAGAGAAGAGGTCCAGATGAGTCCGTTAGAGATCTTAAAAAGGCAGTTAAGGGATTGGAGGCAGAAATTGAGAGACTGAAAAAGGATCACGCATTGGAGATAAAGCAGAAAGATGATACAATCTGTGAGCTGTCACGAAAGAGTGCAAAGCCAGCAGGAGGGGCACAAGTGGGTGTAAAAAGGATCATCACAAGGGCAAGCTTGCGGCCTAAGGAAGCACGTGATGCTGATTTGAAGAGTCCAAGTCATCGTTTTCAGTCTCCAGCTCCCACAGCTAAAAAGCGCAGCTTCTGGGATATAACAACAGCTAATAGCCCATCAGTTGTCACTTTAAATGGAAGAAAGACCAGAAGCCATGTTAACACCGAAACAACAGCTGCTCCATCCATGCTTCTCCAG CTTGCATATCCATGTTTCTGGTTTGTGTTCATGTTTGGGCCACATGTCTTCAATTGCACCACTCAGCCAGGGTTTGCTCGCCAGAATATAAAGCATTAA
- the LOC107808073 gene encoding kinesin-like protein KIN-8A isoform X2, whose amino-acid sequence MPVSTRSQITDSQVKNDQRIRPRTDQEDSQMSRNMRNPHHGLKEKMKALTLLYEQQKQAAAATKNQYFKPEEPRFSTHPSVDLLSSGRKVEKEQKQSNPIISHVMRENTMHNNSTVTRTYVAPRPPSVAEDAKENVAVAAGGDRIVGFSYPKRANASSTVARKLSMGSSAMPPHTEPKATRRNTRENVQELNTIFEKVSSKGSSGDDSGGSRILVFVRLRPISRKEREAGAGCCVKIVDGRDVYLTEFATDLNDYLRLKRLRGRHFTFDASFADTATQHDVYSTTTAELVEAVLQGRNGSVFCYGATGAGKTYTMLGTIENPGVMVLAIKDLFSKIRQRSFDGNHVVHLSYLEVYNETVRDLLSPGRPLVLREDKQGIVAAGLTQYRAYSTDEVMALLQQGNRNRTTEPTRVNETSSRSHAILQVALEYRVKDSSNNIVNRVGKLSLIDLAGSERALATDQRTLRSLEGANINKSLLALSSCINALVEGKKHIPYRNSKLTQLLKDSLGGACNTVMIANISPSSHSFSETQNTLHWADRAKEIRTKAYDAHEEIQVPDSGTDQAKLLLELQKENRELRMRLARQQQKLITIQKENLAENCSPSPSTVSSILSPAPSSAQLNERRKARPSFFGGNCFTPESKRRGPDESVRDLKKAVKGLEAEIERLKKDHALEIKQKDDTICELSRKSAKPAGGAQVGVKRIITRASLRPKEARDADLKSPSHRFQSPAPTAKKRSFWDITTANSPSVVTLNGRKTRSHVNTETTAAPSMLLQPGFARQNIKH is encoded by the exons ATGCCAGTTTCCACAAGATCTCAGATTACTGACTCTCAGGTAAAAAATGATCAAAGAATTAGGCCAAGAACAGATCAAGAAGATTCCCAAATGTCTAGAAATATGAGAAATCCACACCATGGTTTGAAAGAGAAGATGAAAGCACTTACCCTTTTATATGAACAGCAAAAACAAGCCGCTGCTGCTACCAAGAATCAATATTTCAAGCCTGAAGAGCCAAGATTTTCGACTCATCCTAGTGTAGACCTACTCAGCTCCGGTAGAAAAGTTGAGAAAGAGCAAAAACAATCAAACCCCATTATTAGTCATGTGATGAGGGAAAACACTATGCATAATAATTCAACTGTGACCAGAACTTACGTGGCGCCACGGCCGCCTTCAGTGGCGGAGGATGCGAAGGAGAATGTCGCGGTGGCGGCTGGAGGTGATAGAATAGTAGGGTTTTCTTACCCCAAAAGGGCGAATGCGTCCAGTACTGTTGCAAGAAAGCTTTCAATGGGAAGTTCAGCAATGCCACCGCATACAGAGCCTAAAGCAACTAGAAGGAACACTAGAGAGAATGTACAAGAGTTGAATACAATTTTTGAGAAAGTTAGCAGCAAGGGAAGTAGTGGTGATGATAGTGGTGGTAGTAGAATTCTTGTATTTGTAAGGCTAAGGCCAATTTCAAGAAAGGAGAGAGAAGCTGGAGCAGGTTGTTGTGTGAAAATTGTGGATGGAAGAGATGTTTATCTCACTGAGTTTGCTACTGATCTGAATGATTACCTTAGGCTAAAGAGGCTCAGGGGTCGCCATTTCACTTTTGATGCCTCCTTTGCTGATACCGCTACTCAGCATGATGTTTATTCCACGAC AACAGCAGAGCTTGTGGAAGCAGTTTTGCAGGGAAGGAATGGTTCTGTGTTTTGCTATGGTGCCACAGGTGCAGGAAAGACATACACAATGCTCGGTACCATTGAGAACCCAGGGGTAATGGTATTAGCAATAAAGGATCTCTTTAGCAAGATAAGGCAAAGGAGCTTTGATGGGAATCATGTGGTTCACCTTTCCTATCTAGAGGTCTACAATGAAACTGTAAGAGATTTGCTGTCTCCGGGAAGGCCTCTGGTCTTAAGAGAAGATAAACAG GGGATAGTGGCAGCAGGGCTAACTCAGTATAGAGCATACTCCACAGATGAA GTAATGGCATTGCTCCAACAAGGAAACCGAAACAGAACCACAGAGCCCACCCGGGTCAATGAGACGTCGTCACGCTCTCATGCTATTCTTCAG GTTGCGCTTGAATACCGTGTCAAAGATAGTTCAAATAACATTGTAAACCGAGTTGGAAAGCTGTCACTTATTGACCTTGCTGGATCAGAAAGAGCTCTAGCTACTGATCAGAGAACCTTGAGGTCACTTGAAGGTGCTAATATAAATAAGTCACTTCTCGCACTGAGCAGCTGCATCAATGCCCTTGTTGAGGGAAAAAAACACATTCCTTATCGAAATTCTAAGCTCACTCAACTGCTCAAGGACTCACTGGGTGGTGCTTGCAACACTGTGATGATTGCCAATATTAGCCCAAGTAGTCATTCATTTAGTGAGACCCAAAATACACTGCACTGGGCTGACCGAGCGAAAGAGATCCGAACAAAG GCTTATGATGCGCATGAGGAAATACAAGTGCCTGATTCTGGAACAGATCAGGCCAAGTTATTGCTTGAGCTGCAAAAAGAGAATCGCGAATTGAGAATGCGTTTGGCTCGTCAGCAGCAAAAACTGATTACAATCCAGAAGGAAAATTTGGCTGAAAACTGTTCCCCTAGCCCATCTACAGTTTCCTCTATCTTATCACCAGCACCGTCTTCTGCTCAGCTAAATGAAAGACGAAAAGCAAGACCCTCTTTCTTTGGTGGAAATTGTTTTACCCCAGAATCCAAGAGAAGAGGTCCAGATGAGTCCGTTAGAGATCTTAAAAAGGCAGTTAAGGGATTGGAGGCAGAAATTGAGAGACTGAAAAAGGATCACGCATTGGAGATAAAGCAGAAAGATGATACAATCTGTGAGCTGTCACGAAAGAGTGCAAAGCCAGCAGGAGGGGCACAAGTGGGTGTAAAAAGGATCATCACAAGGGCAAGCTTGCGGCCTAAGGAAGCACGTGATGCTGATTTGAAGAGTCCAAGTCATCGTTTTCAGTCTCCAGCTCCCACAGCTAAAAAGCGCAGCTTCTGGGATATAACAACAGCTAATAGCCCATCAGTTGTCACTTTAAATGGAAGAAAGACCAGAAGCCATGTTAACACCGAAACAACAGCTGCTCCATCCATGCTTCTCCAG CCAGGGTTTGCTCGCCAGAATATAAAGCATTAA